Proteins from one Impatiens glandulifera chromosome 2, dImpGla2.1, whole genome shotgun sequence genomic window:
- the LOC124924135 gene encoding WD repeat-containing protein 48-like, which produces MHRVASAGNTNSVRSRKEKRLTYVLNDVDDKKHCAGINCLAVFKAPVTDGTDYLFTGSRDGTLKRWNLAEDGATCSATFESHVDWVNDAVLVGDSTIVSCSSDTTLKAWNCLSDGICTRTLRQHTDYVTCLAAAPKNSTIVASGGLCGEVFMWDLEAALRPISKSTDAVEDDHANGVVGPGNSNGLHSIGSNNNISLHPTPSHGYVPIAAKGHKESVYALAMNDNGNLLVSGGTEKVIRVWDPRSGSKTMKLRGHTDNIRALLFDPTGRYCLSGSSDSMIRLWDLGQQRCVHSYAVHTDSVWALASTPSFSHVYSGGRDSSLYLTDLATRESVLLCTKEHPILQLALHDDDIWVATSDSSVDRWPAEGGNPQKVFQRGCTFLAGNLSFSRARASFDGSTLVPVYKTPSYTIPGAPTIIHSVILSNRRHVLTKDTSDSVKLWEVTRGIVVKDYGKVSFDEKKEALFEMVSIPAWFTVDSRLGCLSIHLDSPQCFTAEMYSSDLKIAGKPEDDKVNLARETLKGLLAHWLTKRRKRFGSQASANGEVSSAKDISARSLTLSRTEVENDLLVYPPFEFSAACSPSVITEGSQSGLWRKKVTDLDGTEDEKDFPKWCLDCVLSNQYPPRENTKCGFYLHPSDGSSLQILTQGKLSAPRILKIHKVVNYVVEKMVLDKPDSLNSESLAPSFRGGQPQPLAGIDISSRTGGKPWQKLKPSIEILCNNQVLSSDMSLETVRVYVWKKSEDLVLNYRLAQEK; this is translated from the exons ATGCATCGAGTTGCCAGTGCTGGAAATACAAACTCGGTTCGCTCCAGGAAAGAGAAGAGGTTGACATATGTGTTGAATGATGTTGATGACAAAAAG CATTGTGCCGGTATAAATTGTTTGGCTGTGTTTAAGGCACCAGTGACAGATGGAACAGACTACCTCTTCACTGGAAGCCGAGATGGTACATTGAAGAGATGGAACTTGGCTGAAGATGGGGCTACATGCTCTGCTACATTTGAGTCCCATGTTGATTGG GTCAATGATGCCGTCCTTGTTGGTGATAGTACTATTGTATCTTGTTCGTCTGATACGACACTCAAG GCATGGAATTGCTTGTCTGACGGGATCTGTACAAGGACTCTCCGTCAGCATACTGATTATGTCACTTGCCTAGCTGCAGCACCAAAAAAT AGTACTATTGTTGCATCTGGTGGCCTTTGTGGGGAGGTCTTCATGTGGGATCTTGAAGCTGCACTTAGGCCCATTTCTAAGTCAACTGATGCTGTTGAAGATGACCATGCAAATGGCGTTGTGGGCCCAGGGAATTCCAACGGTCTGCATTCTATTGGctcaaacaataatatttctttGCACCCTACTCCTTCTCATGGATATGTCCCAATTGCTGCCAAAGGGCATAAAGAATCTGTTTATGCATTGGCAATGAATGATAATGGAAACCTTCTCGTGTCTGGAGGAACTGAGAAG GTTATTCGTGTTTGGGATCCCAGAAGTGGTTCAAAAACCATGAAGCTCAGAGGGCATACTGATAATATCAGAGCTTTGCTTTTTGATCCCACAGGCAG GTATTGCTTATCAGGATCTTCAGATTCCATGATCAG ACTATGGGATCTAGGTCAGCAGCGCTGTGTGCATTCCTATGCCGTGCATACAGACTCTGTTTGGGCACTTGCCAGCACACCTTCATTCAGTCATGTGTATAGTGGTGGGAGAGACAGTTCT TTGTATTTAACAGATTTGGCTACAAGAGAAAGCGTGTTACTTTGTACCAAAGAGCATCCTATTTTACAATTGGCATTGCATGATGATGATATATGGGTTGCCACATCAGATTCTTCTGTAGATAGATGGCCTGCTGAAGGTGGCAACCCTCAGAAGGTCTTTCAAAGGGGTTGTACTTTCCTTGCTGGAAATTTGTCATTTTCACGGGCAAGAGCTTCTTTCGACGGATCTACACTA GTTCCTGTTTATAAAACTCCCTCTTATACCATTCCTGGAGCACCAACAATTATTCACTCTGTAATTTTAAGTAATAGAAGGCATGTCCTCACTAAG GATACATCTGACTCCGTTAAGTTATGGGAGGTGACTAGAGGCATTGTAGTCAAAGATTATGGCAAG GTGTCCTTTGATGAAAAGAAGGAAGCGTTATTTGAAATG GTAAGTATTCCTGCGTGGTTTACTGTTGATTCTAGACTTGGATGCTTGTCTATCCACTTGGATAGTCCCCAGTGCTTTACGGCAGAGATGTATTCATCTGACCTTAAGATTGCTGGAAAACCCGAGGATGATAAG GTAAATTTGGCACGTGAAACACTTAAAGGTCTTTTGGCACATTGGTTGACCAAAAGAAGGAAAAGGTTTGGATCCCAAGCTTCAGCCAATGGAGAAGTTTCATCCGCCAAGGATATCTCTGCTAGAAGTCTTACACTTTCAAGAACAGAGGTAGAAAATGACTTGTTAGTCTACCCTCCTTTTGAATTCTCTGCAGCCTGCTCTCCTTCCGTTATTACTGAGGGCTCTCAAAGTGGTCTATGGCGAAAGAAAGTCACGGACTTAGATGGAACTGAGGATGAGAAAGACTTTCCTAAGTGGTGCCTTGACTGTGTTCTGAGTAATCAATACCCACCAAGGGAGAACACCAA ATGTGGGTTTTACCTACACCCATCTGATGGTTCATCTCTGCAGATACTCACTCAAGGGAAACTGAGTGCACCTCGTATATTGAAAATTCACAAA GTTGTTAACTATGTTGTGGAAAAGATGGTTCTTGACAAACCAGATAGTTTGAATTCTGAAAGTCTGGCACCTAGTTTTCGTGGAGGTCAGCCACAGCCTCTAGCTGGGATCGATATTTCTTCAAGAACTGGTGGGAAACCTTGGCAAAAGCTGAAGCCATCTATAGAAATCTTATGTAATAATCAA GTTTTATCAAGTGATATGAGCTTAGAAACAGTGCGGGTTTACGTGTGGAAAAAATCTGAAGACCTAGTCCTCAACTACCGACTGGCTCAAGAGAAATGA